The following are encoded in a window of Amphibacillus xylanus NBRC 15112 genomic DNA:
- a CDS encoding ABC transporter ATP-binding protein, which translates to MNQKHKQGTLKRLLSYLSNYKLILIISLVFTVIVTIIQVFTPVILGRILNHLQIAFRDQIPVDLERILKIVLLLIGMYLVLAVADIVKERTLVYLSQRLIRDMRTEVSKKIKKVPLKYFDNQSTGDLISRMTNDIDKVGHNIQVSVSQIFGSLMLVSGILIMMLKISWILSVAFLLTVPLSFLATKFITSRSRHFFQEKSSGLGRMVGFVEENFTGTDLIKAFSYEEQSDEDFRKINDHLYEVSWRASFMAGVLLPVMTFIGNLAYVTIAIIGGVLVISRSILIGDVLAFLQYSQNIRRPIEIIAEMANQLQETLASAERVFKFLDAPEETENDTNQIHAPIQSIIFDQVNFAYEKDKPVIKNLNLSVGKNETVAIVGHTGAGKSTIINLLMRFYDVSSGQILINGTDIRTVTRENLRSFFGMVLQDTWLIQGTIYDNIRYGNLNATKEEVIEAAKKAYAHHFISSLPDGYGTEINEEGNNLSQGQRQLITIARAFVSDPDILILDEATSSVDTRTERMIQSAMTNLMNGRTNFVIAHRLSTIVDADVILVMDKGHIVEQGNHKQLLKQNGTYADLYRSQFME; encoded by the coding sequence ATGAATCAAAAGCATAAACAAGGTACATTAAAGCGTCTGCTCAGCTATTTAAGTAACTACAAGCTCATTTTGATCATTTCACTTGTGTTCACTGTAATAGTCACGATCATTCAAGTATTTACACCCGTTATATTAGGAAGAATTCTTAACCATTTGCAAATTGCATTTCGCGATCAAATTCCTGTTGATCTTGAGCGAATTTTGAAGATTGTTTTATTATTAATTGGCATGTATCTCGTATTAGCAGTGGCAGATATCGTTAAGGAACGAACACTCGTCTACTTATCACAACGATTGATTAGAGATATGCGTACAGAAGTGTCTAAGAAAATTAAGAAAGTGCCACTCAAATATTTTGATAATCAGTCAACTGGAGATTTGATTAGTCGGATGACAAATGACATTGATAAGGTTGGTCATAACATTCAGGTAAGTGTCAGTCAGATATTTGGTAGTCTGATGCTAGTGTCTGGGATCTTAATTATGATGTTAAAGATTAGCTGGATCTTATCAGTTGCGTTCTTACTCACGGTACCTTTAAGTTTCTTAGCAACAAAATTTATTACAAGTCGTTCGCGTCACTTTTTCCAAGAAAAATCAAGTGGTTTAGGGCGAATGGTTGGTTTTGTTGAGGAAAACTTTACTGGAACAGATTTAATTAAGGCATTTAGTTATGAAGAGCAATCAGATGAGGATTTTAGAAAAATTAATGACCACCTTTATGAAGTTTCTTGGCGAGCAAGTTTTATGGCAGGTGTGCTGTTGCCGGTTATGACATTCATCGGTAACCTTGCCTATGTAACGATTGCCATTATCGGTGGTGTGCTTGTTATCTCAAGAAGTATTTTGATTGGGGATGTCCTTGCCTTCCTGCAATATTCACAAAATATTCGACGTCCAATTGAAATTATTGCTGAGATGGCGAACCAGCTGCAGGAAACTCTCGCTTCAGCAGAACGTGTCTTTAAATTCCTTGATGCGCCAGAAGAAACTGAAAATGATACGAATCAAATTCATGCACCGATTCAATCGATTATCTTTGATCAGGTTAATTTTGCTTATGAGAAAGATAAGCCTGTCATTAAAAATCTTAATTTAAGTGTTGGGAAGAATGAAACGGTCGCCATTGTAGGTCATACTGGTGCAGGGAAATCAACAATCATAAATTTACTCATGCGCTTTTATGATGTATCGTCTGGTCAAATTCTGATTAATGGAACTGATATTCGGACAGTTACAAGAGAGAATCTTCGTTCGTTTTTCGGCATGGTTTTACAGGATACGTGGCTAATTCAAGGTACAATCTATGATAATATACGCTACGGGAATCTTAATGCAACTAAAGAAGAAGTCATTGAAGCGGCTAAAAAAGCTTATGCGCATCACTTTATTTCATCGTTACCAGATGGCTATGGGACTGAAATTAATGAAGAGGGTAATAACTTGTCACAAGGTCAGCGTCAATTAATTACTATTGCGCGTGCCTTTGTCAGTGATCCAGATATATTAATTTTAGATGAAGCAACTTCTTCTGTTGATACGCGTACAGAGCGGATGATCCAAAGTGCAATGACGAATTTGATGAATGGTCGGACTAACTTTGTTATTGCCCACAGATTATCAACAATTGTTGATGCCGATGTGATTTTAGTGATGGATAAGGGACATATTGTTGAGCAAGGTAATCATAAACAATTACTAAAACAAAATGGAACTTACGCAGACTTATACCGTAGTCAGTTTATGGAGTAA
- a CDS encoding glycoside hydrolase family 113, which yields MLKSKLIMCILIVIIFLSIICMEKEVFLVMPKSELLEVALLPIIEVERVDKMVPLKYTSHEFEAGMNILIYGHPDLNEVRDTFEDLRNLGINSVSLNFPLYQSDWQANQVTTSPEYTPTVEELYDVIVIAQEYDLGVMIRPILDEQVFMADGLWRGQIKPSDPDSWFDSYQSIIITYAQLAESSKAESLNIGTEFNSMQSRYQDRWIELIESVRQVYHGKLLYSFNYDTVLEIPSLEFVKHLDQVGIDAYFPLNVPDHASVDMLTEEWHRQIVQLKEALSDYPIVITEVGILPYEGVYRTPYVWSFPNGNYDPQTQAIYYEATYNVWKPLVEGIYWWVVTLGQDPNETSFSPLNLPTEDVLKKYFLKYSKVIE from the coding sequence ATGTTAAAGTCGAAGCTAATCATGTGTATATTAATTGTCATCATCTTTCTATCAATAATTTGTATGGAGAAAGAGGTTTTCTTAGTCATGCCTAAAAGTGAGCTTTTAGAAGTGGCGTTATTACCAATAATAGAAGTAGAGAGAGTTGATAAAATGGTGCCACTAAAATATACAAGTCATGAATTTGAAGCGGGCATGAATATATTGATTTACGGACATCCCGATCTGAACGAGGTTAGAGACACTTTTGAGGATTTGCGGAATTTAGGTATTAACAGTGTGTCATTAAATTTTCCGTTATATCAATCAGATTGGCAGGCAAATCAGGTGACGACTAGTCCAGAATACACACCCACAGTTGAGGAACTTTATGATGTAATCGTTATTGCTCAAGAATATGACCTTGGTGTTATGATACGGCCCATTTTAGATGAACAAGTTTTTATGGCTGATGGTTTATGGCGCGGACAAATCAAACCAAGTGATCCAGACAGTTGGTTTGATAGTTATCAATCGATCATTATCACTTATGCCCAATTAGCAGAGTCAAGTAAAGCGGAATCATTAAATATAGGTACGGAGTTCAATTCTATGCAAAGTAGATATCAAGATCGGTGGATTGAGCTGATCGAAAGTGTACGTCAAGTTTATCATGGGAAATTGCTGTATTCCTTTAATTACGACACAGTATTGGAAATCCCGTCGCTTGAGTTTGTCAAACATCTTGATCAGGTTGGGATCGATGCATATTTTCCGTTAAATGTGCCAGATCATGCATCTGTCGATATGTTAACAGAGGAATGGCATAGGCAGATTGTCCAGCTAAAAGAAGCTTTATCTGATTATCCGATTGTCATTACGGAGGTGGGGATCCTTCCATATGAGGGGGTATATCGAACACCTTACGTATGGAGTTTTCCTAATGGAAATTATGATCCACAAACACAAGCAATCTATTATGAAGCAACATATAACGTGTGGAAGCCGTTGGTAGAAGGCATCTACTGGTGGGTCGTCACACTTGGGCAAGATCCTAATGAAACTAGTTTTTCTCCGTTAAATTTACCAACAGAGGACGTTTTAAAGAAATATTTTCTAAAGTATTCCAAAGTAATAGAGTGA
- a CDS encoding glycosyltransferase family 2 protein, with translation MADLLIYLALLLIWAMLLYHAFLMLGGYFHALKYRNFKRELNLPIEDYPKVTILIPAHNEEMVIEQTMQSMIRLDYPKEKLEVLVINDNSSDLTGQIINSYAQEYPFIRAIHIRPPHGGKGKSGALNHGLKDATGEIVAVYDADNTPEPEAIRNLALGLMVDKQAGAIVGKFRVINANRNLLTRLINIETLAFQWLAQAGRWFWFKMTTIPGTNFVIRKSILDELGGWDEKALSEDTELSIRVYNLGYYIRFFPEAITWEQEPENIRVWWRQRTRWARGNEYVVMKYLFSIHKLKHKKVIIDIFYFLFTYFLFFSGVIISHVIFIVNLFYDLELSIGYVSYVLLITGFLLFVTEICLALSIERKQLTTKNFFIILLMYFTYSQMWIFLVVYAAFIELKRVLFNQEVKWYKTQRFKQLEQKTHSA, from the coding sequence TTGGCAGATCTATTAATCTATCTAGCGCTATTACTCATTTGGGCAATGCTGCTTTACCATGCATTTCTAATGCTGGGGGGATATTTTCATGCATTAAAGTATCGAAACTTTAAGCGAGAACTTAACCTGCCAATCGAAGATTACCCTAAGGTTACGATTCTAATCCCTGCCCATAATGAAGAAATGGTAATTGAACAAACGATGCAATCAATGATTCGTCTTGATTACCCAAAGGAAAAACTAGAAGTACTCGTGATTAATGATAATTCTAGTGATCTAACAGGCCAGATTATTAATAGCTACGCTCAAGAATATCCATTTATTAGAGCGATTCATATTAGACCGCCACATGGGGGAAAGGGGAAGTCAGGTGCATTAAATCATGGATTAAAGGATGCGACTGGGGAAATAGTTGCTGTCTATGACGCTGATAATACACCAGAGCCTGAAGCAATCCGTAATTTAGCTCTTGGGTTAATGGTAGATAAACAGGCGGGTGCCATTGTAGGAAAGTTCCGTGTCATTAATGCAAATCGCAATTTGTTAACGCGGTTAATTAATATTGAAACATTGGCTTTTCAGTGGCTTGCTCAAGCAGGCCGGTGGTTCTGGTTTAAGATGACAACAATTCCTGGAACGAACTTTGTTATTCGTAAATCGATATTAGATGAACTTGGTGGCTGGGATGAAAAGGCACTATCAGAGGATACAGAATTAAGTATTCGTGTCTATAACCTTGGTTATTATATTCGCTTTTTCCCTGAAGCGATTACGTGGGAACAGGAACCAGAGAATATACGGGTCTGGTGGCGACAAAGAACGCGTTGGGCGCGTGGGAATGAATATGTTGTTATGAAATATTTATTTAGCATTCACAAGTTAAAGCATAAAAAGGTGATCATTGATATATTTTACTTTTTGTTTACTTACTTTTTATTTTTTTCTGGGGTTATAATTTCTCATGTGATTTTCATCGTTAATCTGTTTTATGATTTAGAGCTATCGATTGGCTATGTCTCATATGTATTACTAATTACCGGTTTTTTACTTTTTGTGACGGAAATTTGTTTAGCGCTGAGTATTGAACGAAAACAACTTACAACAAAAAACTTCTTTATTATCTTATTGATGTATTTTACTTATTCACAAATGTGGATTTTTCTAGTCGTGTATGCCGCGTTTATTGAGTTAAAACGCGTATTATTTAATCAGGAAGTAAAATGGTATAAAACGCAGCGATTTAAACAATTAGAACAAAAAACACACTCAGCATAA
- the wecB gene encoding non-hydrolyzing UDP-N-acetylglucosamine 2-epimerase: MLKIMVIFGTRPEGIKMAPLINALKQEEEIQCVVVNTAQHREMLDQVLCLFDIEPDYDLNLMQVGRRVEELVGVMMSELSEIITKEKPDLVLVHGDTMTTFIGAYAAFLKQVPVGHVEAGLRTYNKFSPFPEEINRQMVSKIASYHFAPTERNKAYLLKENIKEDSIYVVGNTVIDALLQVASRQQELSRELDDILSNSLKTILLTTHRRENLDDLQSIYEAVNHLVEDHPNIQVIFPVHKNPLVRDQAIRSYRNKDRVHLIEPLDYETFVHVMKHAYLVITDSGGIQEEAPSLGKPVLVARDTTERPEGVEAGTLKLVGTSPKAIYKACRKLIVDSSEYKKMTEIKNPFGTGDTSKRIIDIIKLNFHEKLKQDDLLNPVKVR; this comes from the coding sequence ATGCTTAAAATTATGGTGATCTTTGGGACTCGTCCTGAAGGGATAAAAATGGCTCCACTTATAAATGCATTAAAACAGGAAGAAGAGATTCAGTGTGTCGTTGTTAATACAGCCCAGCATAGAGAGATGCTTGATCAAGTTTTGTGTCTTTTTGATATCGAGCCTGATTACGATCTTAATTTAATGCAGGTGGGACGACGTGTAGAAGAATTAGTAGGTGTTATGATGTCGGAATTATCAGAAATTATAACGAAGGAAAAACCAGATTTAGTACTTGTCCATGGTGATACGATGACAACATTTATCGGTGCTTATGCAGCATTTCTCAAGCAAGTACCGGTAGGACATGTGGAGGCTGGATTGCGAACATATAATAAGTTTTCACCATTCCCTGAAGAGATAAACCGCCAGATGGTGAGCAAAATTGCCAGCTACCACTTCGCACCAACTGAAAGAAACAAAGCATATTTGTTAAAGGAAAATATTAAAGAAGACTCTATTTATGTAGTAGGCAATACTGTGATTGATGCTCTGCTTCAGGTAGCTTCGAGACAGCAAGAATTGAGTCGGGAGCTAGACGATATTCTATCTAATTCTCTAAAGACGATATTGTTGACCACGCATAGACGAGAAAACTTAGATGATCTACAAAGTATCTATGAAGCGGTCAATCACTTAGTTGAAGATCACCCGAATATACAAGTCATCTTCCCAGTTCATAAAAATCCACTCGTTCGTGACCAAGCGATTCGATCATATCGAAATAAAGATCGGGTTCATTTGATTGAACCACTCGATTATGAAACTTTTGTTCATGTTATGAAGCATGCTTATTTAGTCATTACTGATTCTGGTGGAATTCAGGAAGAAGCACCATCATTAGGGAAACCAGTATTAGTTGCAAGGGATACAACCGAACGACCAGAAGGAGTTGAAGCGGGTACGCTAAAGTTAGTTGGAACATCACCAAAAGCTATTTATAAAGCATGTCGCAAATTGATTGTAGATTCCTCTGAGTATAAAAAAATGACTGAAATTAAAAATCCATTTGGAACTGGTGATACATCAAAGAGAATTATCGACATTATAAAATTAAATTTTCATGAGAAACTTAAACAAGATGACTTATTAAATCCGGTTAAAGTTAGGTAA
- a CDS encoding rhodanese-like domain-containing protein — translation MKTIMAKDLQEKMNRGEPVQIIDVREDFEVSTGKIPGAKHLALSRIAHELGELNKNSHYYIVCQSGGRSARACEFLSHHGYHVTNVNGGMMAWPGKVE, via the coding sequence ATGAAAACGATAATGGCTAAAGATCTTCAAGAAAAAATGAACCGTGGTGAGCCTGTGCAGATTATTGATGTTAGAGAGGACTTTGAAGTGTCAACAGGGAAGATACCTGGTGCAAAGCATTTGGCGTTAAGTAGAATTGCGCACGAATTGGGTGAACTGAATAAAAATAGTCACTACTATATCGTCTGTCAATCAGGCGGTAGAAGTGCACGTGCTTGTGAATTTTTATCTCATCACGGTTATCATGTTACAAATGTAAATGGCGGCATGATGGCATGGCCGGGTAAAGTAGAATAG
- a CDS encoding ABC transporter ATP-binding protein, whose amino-acid sequence MSVFQDLKKYKGLLAIVFFLTLGNTIGELYLPRLLSLIVDNGIAVEDVQYVLKIGGIMLIVTLLTILVRGSASFFSAKAAMAFSRDLRKRIFNKVNHMTFDETETLGISSLITRTTNDVGHIEQFVLLMMRPILRAPLQFVGGLVMAYLTHRRLTAIVLISMPIIFVLIYFVIRVVIPFFPQLQKALDRVNLLLRQRLTGLKVVRAFSRDEEEEATFDQANNQYYQLSTRINNTMSTVQPILAFVVSVTTVIAVYFGAKFIVDGTMNIGELMAFIQYTAQVMTGLVMMSRMLTIIPRTSTSISRVKEVIDYPSRKVGGTTRLNESMYAIEAKDLTFYYPGANLPALSKINFSLKAGEVLGIIGGTGSGKSTFLKLLMQFYEPTEGDLLINGIPINEINTDDVRQRLSYVPQQNFFFSESVRGNMQYSNPDITDEKIIEDLTVAKAREFLPNDNPLDSKVVRGGANFSGGQRQRLAISRALARDANVYIFDDSFSALDYRTDYEIRQALEDRLEGVMTIIVAQRVATIRHADKILVLEDGEVKGYGSHDDLLAHNPVYREIALSQGEEEVSTDESKA is encoded by the coding sequence ATGAGTGTTTTTCAAGACTTAAAAAAATATAAAGGGCTACTCGCAATTGTATTTTTCCTGACATTGGGTAATACAATTGGTGAACTGTACTTACCCCGGTTACTATCATTAATCGTAGATAACGGGATAGCGGTAGAAGATGTTCAGTATGTACTTAAAATTGGTGGAATCATGTTGATTGTGACACTCCTGACGATTTTAGTACGTGGTTCAGCATCATTTTTCTCTGCAAAAGCAGCGATGGCTTTTTCACGAGATCTACGTAAAAGGATTTTTAATAAAGTAAACCATATGACTTTTGATGAAACAGAGACGTTAGGGATTTCATCTTTAATAACACGGACGACTAATGATGTGGGGCACATTGAACAATTTGTTCTACTCATGATGCGACCAATTTTACGAGCGCCACTTCAATTTGTTGGTGGTTTAGTGATGGCATATTTAACACATCGACGTTTAACCGCAATCGTGTTAATTAGTATGCCAATTATTTTTGTGCTGATTTATTTTGTTATTAGAGTGGTAATTCCATTTTTCCCGCAATTACAAAAGGCTTTAGATCGGGTTAACTTATTACTACGTCAACGATTAACTGGATTAAAAGTGGTTCGTGCTTTTTCTAGAGATGAAGAAGAGGAAGCAACCTTTGATCAAGCTAATAATCAATACTACCAATTATCGACACGGATTAATAATACGATGAGCACGGTGCAGCCTATTTTAGCTTTTGTTGTTAGTGTGACAACAGTTATTGCAGTCTATTTCGGTGCGAAATTTATTGTCGATGGCACGATGAATATTGGGGAACTTATGGCGTTTATTCAGTATACTGCTCAAGTCATGACTGGACTCGTCATGATGTCACGTATGCTGACGATTATTCCGCGGACATCTACATCAATTTCAAGAGTTAAGGAAGTCATTGATTATCCATCACGAAAAGTAGGTGGAACAACACGATTGAATGAATCCATGTATGCAATTGAAGCAAAAGATCTAACGTTTTATTATCCAGGTGCTAACTTACCTGCGTTATCAAAGATTAATTTTTCTTTAAAAGCAGGGGAGGTACTTGGGATTATCGGTGGTACGGGCTCAGGTAAATCAACATTTTTAAAATTACTGATGCAGTTTTATGAACCGACGGAGGGTGACCTGCTGATTAATGGAATCCCAATTAATGAGATTAACACAGATGATGTCCGTCAGCGTTTGAGCTATGTCCCACAGCAGAACTTCTTTTTCTCAGAATCAGTTCGCGGTAATATGCAGTATAGTAATCCTGACATTACGGACGAAAAGATTATTGAGGATTTAACTGTAGCTAAGGCACGAGAATTTTTACCTAATGATAATCCACTAGATTCAAAGGTCGTTCGTGGTGGTGCTAACTTCTCTGGTGGACAAAGACAACGCTTAGCAATTTCGAGGGCTTTAGCACGTGATGCCAATGTGTATATCTTTGACGATTCATTTTCTGCTTTAGATTACCGAACGGATTATGAGATTAGACAAGCGCTTGAGGATCGATTAGAAGGTGTGATGACAATTATCGTCGCTCAGCGTGTTGCAACGATTCGTCATGCTGATAAAATTCTAGTCTTAGAAGATGGAGAAGTAAAAGGCTACGGAAGTCATGATGACTTATTAGCTCATAACCCTGTGTATCGTGAAATTGCTCTCTCACAGGGAGAAGAGGAGGTGAGCACAGATGAATCAAAAGCATAA
- a CDS encoding DUF2334 domain-containing protein produces MRLLKYLKIMHLAVWIMLFIIISNDTIRAEELEGEPKVLVIYTTKDGELGPDQRYLDLLIGHFTSDIRFVSSDDVRKSDLQSVTHLFYFGQLSTYLPTTFLPALDGFDGTFVAIGYNTEKLGQRFNFIDTRHEINIDQISIIGTNKILDISESSIVEVEPDQGSEILMSGLMKSENINYPVMVRHERNYYYAFDYIDSRQSTLFAELLHDVFQVDHEHAYTGYIRLEDVHPLVDPEPLKEIASILKEKNIPYMVAVIPIYTNPITDRRYTFADSPKLLKVLRQIQRDGGSIVLHGYTHQFRASETGEGFEFWDVENNSPIYAPAEREITLKTEQDFPSQKAYDIYIDDLQAFEKSYTEAKINDGIDELTKYGLYPLAFEAPHYTMSQHGYQILADYFSTYVGQAQLSDQDWEIMDTAPYITSPSFFHNMQLLPETMGYVQPDLEEPIQRMIDQTERLGLVRDGMFAAFYHPYLGAEGFRELLSELEKLPNMSWINLKELDVWVKGENVSIYTRDGVIISEYGRYKVLLSSFEAIVYYIGEFVHYLAWIIAGLSSIAVITFIICAFYLVNRNKLLEG; encoded by the coding sequence GTGCGATTATTAAAGTATTTAAAAATAATGCACTTAGCTGTTTGGATAATGCTCTTCATAATTATATCAAATGATACAATCCGAGCTGAGGAGTTAGAAGGTGAGCCGAAGGTACTGGTGATTTATACAACAAAGGATGGTGAATTAGGACCCGATCAACGTTATTTAGATTTACTAATTGGTCACTTTACTTCTGATATTCGCTTTGTGAGTAGTGATGATGTGAGAAAGAGTGATTTGCAATCTGTAACGCATTTATTCTATTTTGGTCAGTTATCTACGTATTTACCAACAACGTTTTTACCAGCACTTGATGGATTTGATGGTACCTTTGTAGCAATTGGTTACAATACAGAAAAGCTGGGCCAACGGTTTAATTTTATTGATACTAGACATGAGATTAATATCGATCAAATTTCGATTATAGGAACGAATAAGATTTTGGATATTAGTGAGTCGTCAATTGTTGAAGTAGAACCCGATCAAGGGTCTGAAATTCTGATGAGCGGTCTCATGAAGAGTGAAAATATCAACTATCCTGTGATGGTAAGGCATGAGCGCAATTATTATTATGCATTTGATTATATTGATTCAAGACAATCTACGCTATTCGCTGAATTATTACATGATGTTTTCCAGGTTGATCATGAGCATGCATATACGGGATATATTCGTTTGGAAGACGTTCATCCATTAGTTGATCCGGAACCACTTAAAGAGATTGCTAGCATTTTAAAGGAAAAGAATATTCCCTATATGGTTGCTGTTATACCGATTTATACGAATCCCATTACAGACCGAAGATATACTTTTGCTGATTCTCCGAAGCTATTAAAAGTATTGAGGCAGATTCAAAGAGATGGAGGAAGTATTGTGCTTCATGGGTATACTCACCAGTTTAGAGCTTCAGAAACGGGTGAGGGTTTTGAGTTTTGGGATGTGGAGAATAATTCACCAATTTATGCTCCAGCAGAACGGGAAATCACCCTGAAGACAGAGCAAGATTTCCCTTCACAAAAAGCGTATGACATTTACATTGACGATTTACAAGCATTTGAAAAATCATATACAGAAGCAAAAATCAATGATGGAATTGATGAGTTAACGAAATATGGTTTGTATCCGTTGGCGTTTGAAGCGCCGCATTATACAATGTCACAACATGGTTATCAGATTTTAGCTGATTACTTCTCTACTTATGTCGGGCAAGCCCAACTGAGTGATCAAGACTGGGAGATCATGGACACTGCTCCGTATATCACTTCTCCTTCATTTTTTCATAATATGCAGCTGCTTCCTGAAACGATGGGCTATGTTCAACCTGACTTAGAGGAGCCGATTCAAAGGATGATCGATCAAACGGAAAGATTAGGGCTCGTTCGCGATGGGATGTTTGCAGCCTTTTATCATCCTTATTTAGGCGCAGAAGGATTTCGGGAGTTACTATCAGAATTAGAAAAATTGCCAAATATGTCGTGGATAAATTTAAAAGAGCTGGATGTATGGGTAAAGGGTGAAAATGTCTCAATCTATACGAGAGATGGAGTAATTATATCAGAGTATGGCCGATATAAAGTTCTACTTTCATCCTTCGAAGCCATTGTTTATTACATTGGTGAATTTGTTCATTATCTTGCTTGGATAATTGCAGGATTAAGCTCGATTGCAGTAATAACATTTATTATTTGTGCTTTTTATTTAGTTAATAGAAATAAACTATTAGAGGGGTGA
- the yghU gene encoding glutathione-dependent disulfide-bond oxidoreductase — protein sequence MAKYELPDVWQWEDENSNRSGNRPTAGERFEQKLPVGDKPFQLYSLGTPNGIKVTIMLEELKELGVDGADYDVYTINIGQGDQFGSDFVKINPNSKIPALVDQGQSPRVEIFESGSILLYLAEKFNKLIPTDVHGRTETLNWLFWQIGAGPYVGGGFGHFFAYAPEPMKYPIDRFTMETKRQLDLLDKVLADRAYIAGDAYTIADIAIWSWYGRLALGKLYEGSYQFLNMDEYTHVLEWAKRIADRPGVQKGLAVEYKSIED from the coding sequence ATGGCAAAATATGAACTACCAGATGTGTGGCAGTGGGAAGATGAAAACTCAAATAGAAGTGGGAATCGTCCGACTGCCGGCGAACGTTTTGAGCAAAAATTACCCGTTGGAGACAAGCCTTTTCAACTCTATTCTCTAGGAACACCGAATGGTATTAAGGTGACGATTATGCTGGAAGAATTAAAAGAGTTAGGTGTTGATGGTGCAGACTATGATGTCTATACAATTAATATTGGGCAAGGCGATCAATTCGGTTCAGATTTTGTTAAAATCAATCCTAATTCCAAGATACCGGCTCTCGTTGATCAAGGTCAAAGTCCAAGGGTGGAAATCTTTGAATCAGGGTCAATTCTATTATATTTAGCTGAGAAATTTAATAAGCTCATTCCAACAGATGTTCATGGCCGGACAGAAACGCTTAATTGGTTATTCTGGCAAATAGGCGCAGGTCCTTATGTAGGTGGAGGTTTTGGTCACTTTTTTGCTTATGCACCAGAACCGATGAAATATCCAATTGATCGTTTTACAATGGAAACGAAGCGTCAGCTTGATTTACTTGATAAAGTCTTGGCTGATCGAGCATATATTGCTGGTGATGCGTACACAATAGCCGATATTGCAATTTGGTCTTGGTATGGCCGTTTAGCTTTAGGTAAATTATATGAAGGTTCTTATCAATTCTTAAATATGGATGAATATACTCATGTCTTAGAGTGGGCCAAACGGATTGCAGACAGACCAGGTGTTCAAAAGGGTTTGGCAGTAGAGTACAAATCTATAGAAGATTAA